One Alnus glutinosa chromosome 3, dhAlnGlut1.1, whole genome shotgun sequence genomic region harbors:
- the LOC133864424 gene encoding elongation factor 1-delta-like isoform X2 → MAVTFYDVNSPAGLKKLDDYLLTRSYITSYQASKDDITVYGALSKAPSAEYVNVSRWYNHIDALLRISGVSGEGCGVTVEGSAPITEEAIATPPIGDTKAAAAEDDDDDVDLFGEETEEEKKAAEERAAAVKKSAKKKESGKSSVLLDVKPWDDETDMKKLEEAVRSIQMEGLFWGASKLVAVGYGIKKLQIMLSIVDDLVSVDDLIEERLTVEPINEYVQSCDIVAFNKI, encoded by the exons ATGGCAGTCACATTCTACGATGTCAACTCGCCTGCTGGCCTGAAGAAACTTGATGATTACCTCCTTACTCGCAGTTACATTACAAG CTACCAAGCTTCAAAGGATGATATTACTGTATATGGAGCTCTTTCAAAGGCCCCATCAGCTGAATACGTTAATGTCTCTCGGTGGTACAACCATATCGATGCGCTCTTGAGGATCTC TGGTGTTTCTGGAGAAGGGTGTGGTGTCACTGTGGAGGGATCTGCTCCTATCACTGAGGAGGCAATTGCAACTCCTCCTATTGGTGACACAAAG GCCGCAGCTgctgaggatgatgatgatgatgtggaCCTTTTCGGTGAAGAGACTGAGGAGGAGAAGAAGGCTGCGGAAGAACGTGCTGCTGCAGTTAAGAAATCtgccaaaaagaaagaat CTGGCAAGTCATCAGTTCTTTTGGATGTGAAGCCATGGGATGATGAAACTGACATGAAAAAGCTCGAGGAAGCAGTGAGAAGTATTCAGATGGAAGGGTTGTTTTGGGGAGCCT CTAAACTCGTAGCAGTTGGGTATGGTATCAAGAAATTGCAGATAATGCTTTCCATTGTGGATGACTTGGTATCTGTTGACGATCTCATTGAAGAACGTCTTACAGTTGAACCTATTAATGAGTATGTCCAGAGCTGTGACATCGTGGCCTTCAACAAAATAT AG
- the LOC133864424 gene encoding elongation factor 1-delta-like isoform X1 has translation MAVTFYDVNSPAGLKKLDDYLLTRSYITSYQASKDDITVYGALSKAPSAEYVNVSRWYNHIDALLRISGVSGEGCGVTVEGSAPITEEAIATPPIGDTKAAAAEDDDDDVDLFGEETEEEKKAAEERAAAVKKSAKKKESGKSSVLLDVKPWDDETDMKKLEEAVRSIQMEGLFWGASKLVAVGYGIKKLQIMLSIVDDLVSVDDLIEERLTVEPINEYVQSCDIVAFNKICK, from the exons ATGGCAGTCACATTCTACGATGTCAACTCGCCTGCTGGCCTGAAGAAACTTGATGATTACCTCCTTACTCGCAGTTACATTACAAG CTACCAAGCTTCAAAGGATGATATTACTGTATATGGAGCTCTTTCAAAGGCCCCATCAGCTGAATACGTTAATGTCTCTCGGTGGTACAACCATATCGATGCGCTCTTGAGGATCTC TGGTGTTTCTGGAGAAGGGTGTGGTGTCACTGTGGAGGGATCTGCTCCTATCACTGAGGAGGCAATTGCAACTCCTCCTATTGGTGACACAAAG GCCGCAGCTgctgaggatgatgatgatgatgtggaCCTTTTCGGTGAAGAGACTGAGGAGGAGAAGAAGGCTGCGGAAGAACGTGCTGCTGCAGTTAAGAAATCtgccaaaaagaaagaat CTGGCAAGTCATCAGTTCTTTTGGATGTGAAGCCATGGGATGATGAAACTGACATGAAAAAGCTCGAGGAAGCAGTGAGAAGTATTCAGATGGAAGGGTTGTTTTGGGGAGCCT CTAAACTCGTAGCAGTTGGGTATGGTATCAAGAAATTGCAGATAATGCTTTCCATTGTGGATGACTTGGTATCTGTTGACGATCTCATTGAAGAACGTCTTACAGTTGAACCTATTAATGAGTATGTCCAGAGCTGTGACATCGTGGCCTTCAACAAAATATGTAAGTAG